From the Butyrivibrio fibrisolvens genome, one window contains:
- a CDS encoding FtsX-like permease family protein, with the protein MVIITDAFREIRKSIKRFLSLLLLVMLAAAFLSGLRTTSPDMKYTASRYYKDRKLMDIRMLSTLGFMEEDLLKVSSYEGVAYAEGSRQVDLLLGNLVVSVFSNPGDINLLYLKEGRYATKNGECVIDSLLVDEMGLKVGDVITLTDPDKDDEDDEVTESVNDNADTAKDDPEISTGEKDKNDSVSENSNTESIETDESEDTNKDEAKPADSENDNTINTDFDTEVDSQVDTDIEVASTRLNDYTFTIVGIADSPLFVSVDRGTSNIGTGTIAAFIYVPETEYDWDYYTAIYLMLDKTADMEAYTSEYEDYTKDFAKKMESFADGLVESRYEYLHDKSQSILDDCQAKIDDGRVRLDEAQTQIDDAQSKIDDGLKELDDTQKMIDESPYEMPDVQEQLDESYKELADAQEEVDDAKAKIADAKSEIEDGQTRIDDAQKDIDDMDTGKSYVLSRSGNTGYMNFKQDAEKMGDLAKVFPVIFYLVAALSCLTSMTRMVEDHRGEIGTLKALGYGYSMISIKYIGYAFLASFTGGIIGLIWGCTLLPVLCFTAWKGQYTLPDLKLIAQPDIYIMSVGIAVVAVTGTAYLASRVELQARPAKLMRPRAPKAGKRVFLEKIGFIWNRLKFSSKVSCRNLFRYKQRFWMTVIGIAGCTSLLVVGLGLYDSLYTVIDKQFVEVTHYDAYLDISEDVTKDERSAIDNEIENAALVADHMAVYTDMPASVFGDDSILGTYIIAVRDYDAFKNFISIAHRTDNKEVVMTKESADIQKGTAKALFTEKLADTYDAKIGDEVEVVMSDDSVVKLIVADIVENYVYNYIYVDFDDLNAITDEELSDNRFMLKYNENATDEQIDDLSSKLVAMDGASSYTRINSVVDRFSKSLAAVNVAVGIIIVAAAALAFIVLYNLTNINITERVRELATLKVLGFTDKETTNYIYRENTVMTLVGIVIGLFLGKYLLVWLMSTVENNYMMFGRDVSVRSYILAAALTAGFSLFVNIIAHFSIQKINMVESLKSVE; encoded by the coding sequence TTGTAGTATCTGTTTTTTCAAATCCCGGTGATATCAACCTACTGTATCTAAAAGAGGGAAGGTATGCAACCAAGAATGGTGAGTGCGTAATAGACAGTTTACTTGTAGATGAGATGGGCCTTAAGGTTGGAGACGTCATCACGCTGACTGATCCTGATAAGGATGATGAGGATGATGAAGTCACAGAATCTGTGAATGATAATGCAGATACTGCAAAAGACGATCCTGAAATATCAACTGGTGAAAAAGATAAAAATGATAGTGTATCAGAAAATAGCAATACAGAATCCATAGAGACAGACGAAAGCGAAGATACAAACAAGGATGAAGCAAAACCTGCAGATTCAGAAAATGATAATACTATAAACACGGATTTTGATACAGAAGTTGATTCACAGGTAGATACAGATATTGAGGTGGCTTCTACCAGGCTTAATGACTATACCTTTACTATAGTAGGTATAGCGGACAGCCCTTTATTTGTATCTGTTGACAGAGGTACATCCAACATCGGTACAGGTACTATTGCAGCTTTCATATATGTACCGGAGACAGAATATGACTGGGATTACTATACAGCTATATATCTGATGCTGGATAAGACAGCTGATATGGAAGCTTATACTTCCGAATATGAAGACTATACCAAAGATTTTGCCAAGAAGATGGAAAGCTTTGCGGATGGTCTTGTAGAGTCCAGGTATGAATACCTGCATGATAAGAGTCAGAGTATACTTGATGACTGCCAGGCCAAAATTGATGATGGAAGAGTAAGGCTTGATGAAGCCCAGACTCAGATTGACGATGCACAGAGTAAAATAGATGACGGACTAAAAGAACTTGATGACACTCAGAAGATGATCGATGAATCGCCCTATGAGATGCCGGATGTGCAGGAACAGCTTGATGAATCGTATAAAGAGCTGGCAGATGCTCAGGAAGAGGTAGATGATGCCAAAGCAAAGATTGCAGATGCCAAATCAGAAATAGAAGATGGACAGACTAGGATAGACGATGCTCAAAAAGACATAGATGACATGGACACAGGTAAATCCTACGTCCTTTCAAGAAGCGGTAACACAGGATATATGAACTTCAAACAGGATGCTGAGAAGATGGGGGATCTTGCCAAGGTATTCCCTGTTATATTCTATCTTGTAGCAGCCCTGTCATGTCTTACGTCCATGACCAGAATGGTAGAAGATCACAGAGGCGAGATAGGAACACTTAAGGCACTTGGATATGGCTATAGCATGATCTCTATCAAATATATAGGCTATGCTTTCCTTGCAAGTTTTACAGGCGGAATTATAGGACTTATCTGGGGATGTACCCTTCTTCCTGTGCTATGCTTTACTGCATGGAAGGGGCAGTATACACTTCCTGATCTAAAGCTCATAGCACAGCCCGATATCTATATCATGTCTGTAGGTATAGCTGTAGTAGCTGTCACTGGTACTGCCTATCTTGCAAGCCGCGTAGAGCTACAGGCACGTCCTGCCAAGCTTATGAGACCTCGCGCGCCCAAGGCCGGGAAGAGAGTATTTCTTGAAAAAATAGGCTTTATATGGAACCGACTTAAGTTCTCTTCCAAAGTATCTTGCAGAAACCTGTTTAGATATAAGCAGAGATTCTGGATGACAGTAATAGGTATAGCAGGCTGTACATCGCTTCTGGTAGTAGGCCTTGGATTATATGACTCTTTATATACAGTAATAGACAAGCAGTTTGTAGAAGTCACCCATTATGATGCATATCTTGATATATCAGAAGATGTGACAAAAGATGAGCGTAGTGCTATAGACAATGAGATAGAAAACGCAGCTTTAGTAGCTGATCATATGGCTGTATATACCGACATGCCGGCATCAGTATTTGGAGATGACAGCATACTTGGAACATATATCATTGCAGTAAGAGATTATGATGCCTTTAAGAACTTTATCTCCATAGCGCATAGAACTGACAATAAAGAAGTTGTCATGACCAAAGAATCGGCTGATATTCAAAAAGGCACTGCCAAAGCTTTATTTACAGAGAAGCTGGCAGATACCTATGATGCGAAGATTGGAGATGAAGTCGAAGTTGTAATGTCAGATGACAGTGTTGTAAAACTCATTGTGGCTGACATCGTTGAGAACTACGTATACAACTATATATATGTTGATTTTGATGATCTGAATGCCATTACAGATGAGGAACTTTCTGATAACAGATTTATGCTCAAATATAATGAGAATGCCACTGATGAGCAGATTGATGATCTGTCTTCTAAGCTTGTAGCTATGGACGGTGCATCCTCATATACCAGGATCAATTCTGTAGTAGACAGATTCAGTAAATCTCTGGCAGCAGTCAATGTAGCTGTAGGTATCATAATAGTAGCTGCGGCAGCTCTTGCTTTTATAGTTCTTTATAACCTGACCAATATCAATATAACAGAAAGAGTAAGAGAACTTGCAACTCTTAAAGTTCTGGGATTTACTGACAAAGAGACTACCAATTATATATACAGGGAGAACACTGTCATGACTTTGGTAGGAATTGTTATCGGTCTATTCCTTGGAAAATACCTTCTCGTGTGGCTTATGAGTACGGTTGAGAATAATTATATGATGTTCGGAAGAGATGTATCTGTTAGAAGTTATATTCTGGCAGCAGCATTGACCGCAGGCTTTTCACTGTTTGTAAATATCATTGCGCATTTTTCTATACAGAAGATAAATATGGTAGAAAGCCTCAAATCGGTAGAATAA